The following coding sequences lie in one Tichowtungia aerotolerans genomic window:
- a CDS encoding carbohydrate ABC transporter permease has translation MKPAKINIFDLRKNWVLLALLLPSLGLIALFSYLPAIDAIKHSFYKWDGAFIKQFIGMDNFRSLLGDLTLWTPLLLSCLALGISGLSASAATRRRLQWIIYPLAAWTVTVLVRDAIAGGALQHTPQAVGAIQILLGLSLPAAAGMLWLKPKPRLRTACRVFFWLLAVAAGMTYLIGVKQSGDQLLWMSFRLIFIMIAANLLKMWPSIFTAVCIHRLKSDRAQYIYRVLFVIPMIIPQIVMLLVWKFFYDPNIGILNRVITGLHIDRILIWLDTWVFHLGVFTDPFNPAWLGNPHLIIPALVFWGFPWVGVVGVLIYLSGLQNIGNDVYEAAQIDGIGWWGKFWRIELPLIMTQVRLNLILMIVATFQAYSFQYILLGAEGGPQNRGLTPGLYMFYRAFMEQDYGYACAIGLILFIIILTLTAINQRFVKVDK, from the coding sequence GTGAAACCCGCAAAAATCAACATCTTTGACCTGCGGAAGAACTGGGTTCTGCTGGCGCTGCTGCTTCCGTCCCTCGGCCTGATTGCCCTGTTCAGCTACCTGCCGGCAATCGACGCCATCAAGCACAGCTTCTACAAATGGGACGGCGCCTTTATCAAGCAGTTCATCGGAATGGACAACTTCCGGTCCCTGCTCGGCGACCTTACGCTCTGGACGCCCCTTCTGCTGAGCTGCCTTGCACTGGGCATCTCCGGCCTGTCAGCATCCGCAGCAACCCGGCGGCGGCTTCAGTGGATCATCTACCCGCTGGCCGCATGGACAGTAACAGTGCTTGTGCGCGACGCCATCGCAGGCGGCGCCCTGCAGCACACCCCGCAGGCAGTCGGGGCGATCCAGATCCTCTTGGGACTCAGCCTGCCCGCCGCGGCCGGCATGCTGTGGCTGAAGCCAAAGCCGCGGCTGCGGACAGCCTGCCGCGTGTTCTTCTGGCTGCTGGCGGTCGCGGCCGGCATGACCTATCTGATCGGCGTCAAGCAGAGCGGCGACCAGCTGCTCTGGATGAGCTTCCGCCTGATTTTCATCATGATCGCAGCCAACCTGCTGAAAATGTGGCCCAGCATTTTCACGGCCGTCTGCATCCACCGCCTCAAATCCGACCGGGCGCAATACATCTACCGGGTCCTGTTTGTCATCCCGATGATCATCCCCCAGATTGTCATGCTGCTGGTCTGGAAATTCTTCTACGACCCCAACATCGGCATCCTCAACCGCGTGATCACCGGGCTGCACATCGACCGGATCCTGATCTGGCTCGACACCTGGGTCTTTCACCTCGGCGTCTTCACCGACCCGTTCAACCCGGCCTGGCTGGGCAACCCGCACCTGATCATCCCGGCGCTGGTCTTCTGGGGATTCCCGTGGGTCGGGGTCGTCGGCGTGCTGATCTACCTCTCCGGCCTGCAGAACATCGGCAACGATGTGTATGAAGCCGCCCAGATTGACGGCATCGGCTGGTGGGGAAAATTCTGGCGCATTGAACTGCCGCTGATCATGACCCAGGTGCGGCTCAACCTGATCCTGATGATTGTCGCCACCTTCCAGGCCTACTCGTTCCAGTACATTCTGCTCGGAGCCGAGGGCGGCCCGCAGAACCGGGGCCTCACGCCGGGCCTCTACATGTTCTACCGCGCATTTATGGAACAGGACTACGGGTATGCGTGTGCGATCGGGCTGATCCTGTTCATCATCATCCTCACCCTGACCGCCATTAACCAACGCTTTGTAAAAGTTGACAAATAG
- a CDS encoding tetratricopeptide repeat protein: MTSIRRTKQYASTLLLAAFACQGASLDKAWDEVEYVNYRGAYPLFEQEFRNTPESSEALFGMALCLHYRQPDVAGDKAEAERLYKQLIDQTAEAPGPWRLPAMLNLAQLYGQIDYISDTRRPEKAIELYDQILDEFPDSPLATQALLYRSSLELDEMNPEKARDTAARLRRRAEARPDDPYLYNLWRMVAMASEHPLNQPAEAIDAYRKAEQAGLPPNSRKDILFWRIANLAERINRNDLAIHYYRKIAEELKHTNFAYEASLRLAALEAQTEVAP, from the coding sequence TTGACATCCATTCGTCGCACAAAACAGTACGCCTCCACACTGCTACTGGCCGCATTCGCCTGCCAAGGCGCATCGCTGGACAAAGCATGGGATGAGGTCGAATACGTGAATTATCGAGGAGCCTATCCCCTCTTCGAGCAGGAATTCCGCAACACCCCGGAATCCTCGGAGGCTCTTTTCGGGATGGCACTCTGCCTTCACTACCGCCAGCCGGATGTCGCCGGCGACAAGGCCGAAGCCGAAAGACTCTACAAACAGCTGATCGACCAGACCGCAGAGGCCCCCGGCCCGTGGCGGCTTCCGGCCATGCTGAACCTGGCGCAGCTCTACGGCCAGATTGACTACATCTCCGACACCCGCCGGCCGGAAAAGGCCATCGAGCTGTACGACCAAATCCTCGACGAGTTCCCGGACAGTCCGCTGGCCACCCAGGCGCTGCTCTACCGCAGCAGCCTCGAGCTCGACGAGATGAACCCGGAAAAGGCCCGGGACACCGCAGCCCGCCTTCGTCGCCGGGCGGAGGCCCGCCCGGACGACCCCTATCTTTACAACCTCTGGCGCATGGTCGCCATGGCCAGCGAGCACCCGCTGAACCAGCCGGCCGAGGCCATCGACGCCTATCGCAAGGCCGAGCAGGCGGGACTCCCCCCGAACAGCCGCAAAGACATTCTCTTCTGGCGAATCGCCAACCTGGCCGAACGGATTAACCGCAATGACCTGGCGATTCACTACTACCGCAAAATTGCCGAAGAGCTGAAGCACACCAATTTCGCCTATGAGGCCTCCCTGCGGCTTGCCGCACTGGAAGCGCAAACGGAGGTAGCGCCATGA
- a CDS encoding ABC transporter substrate-binding protein, protein MTFVKKYLGALILILALTLSTLQVIINQARYEAPDVKTIRICHFQLEAGFRQALQQLIDEYEEHYAKTRGEKLRIVQLPISQRGYEQFVNTSLIGQTAPDIIETDPLVRTTQDAAYVSRFFLPLGEYVSTPNPYTAGTALEQLPWKETFFDGLQSAFKKRLLDYYHIPFSIFTIRMYYNIDLYEELTGKTEPPASYQEFQDVCGQILEKGRHSPELLVPIAGSKYQAAVLGSRYERPFFVDLSQKIDTNLDGEVSEAEAWLGYQEGAYLLNDPVFIASWNCSVEISKNFQKGWISSQRDDATFLFLQQNAVMLASGSWDAASILKQAEGKFRVGIFDFPMPIDHPAYSRFVKGPLGEGNIQGGIPWAVTKQSAHPEICLDFLRFCTTPERNEAFNKQITWLPVVNGAQPKDILKPFTPRLAGFQTEFRYQNLSTALRMIEKGARWQLLSGQITPEEYAARLSQTLERSGEQGFLKNMEKDELTQRDTNRMLAAKLALASRSASAPPKKTEQQIQQLTEFRLDSCHQSAVSRHRYEIIKQGEAE, encoded by the coding sequence ATGACGTTTGTAAAAAAATACCTTGGAGCCCTGATCCTGATTCTGGCGCTCACCCTGTCCACACTGCAGGTCATCATCAACCAGGCCCGCTATGAAGCGCCGGATGTCAAAACCATCCGCATCTGCCACTTCCAGCTCGAGGCGGGATTCCGCCAGGCGCTCCAGCAGCTGATCGATGAATATGAAGAGCATTACGCCAAAACCCGCGGCGAAAAGCTGCGGATTGTTCAGCTCCCGATCAGCCAGCGCGGCTACGAGCAGTTTGTGAACACATCGCTCATCGGCCAGACGGCTCCGGATATCATCGAAACCGACCCGCTGGTGCGCACCACCCAGGATGCGGCCTATGTATCCCGCTTTTTTCTTCCGCTCGGGGAGTATGTCAGCACTCCCAACCCCTACACCGCGGGAACCGCCCTGGAACAGCTCCCCTGGAAGGAAACCTTCTTTGACGGCCTGCAGAGCGCATTCAAGAAGAGGCTGCTGGACTACTACCACATCCCCTTCTCCATCTTCACCATCCGCATGTATTACAACATCGACCTGTACGAGGAGCTGACCGGAAAGACCGAACCGCCGGCCTCCTACCAAGAGTTTCAGGACGTCTGCGGCCAGATCCTTGAAAAAGGCCGCCACTCCCCCGAGCTGCTGGTCCCGATTGCCGGCAGCAAATATCAGGCCGCGGTGCTCGGCTCCCGCTACGAACGCCCGTTTTTTGTCGACCTGTCGCAGAAGATCGACACCAACCTCGACGGCGAGGTTTCCGAAGCCGAGGCCTGGCTGGGCTATCAGGAAGGCGCCTACCTCCTGAACGATCCGGTATTCATCGCCTCGTGGAACTGCTCGGTTGAAATCTCCAAAAACTTCCAGAAGGGCTGGATCTCCTCCCAGCGGGACGACGCCACCTTCCTGTTCCTCCAGCAGAACGCGGTCATGCTGGCGTCGGGCTCGTGGGATGCCGCGAGCATCCTCAAGCAGGCCGAAGGCAAATTCCGCGTCGGCATCTTCGACTTCCCAATGCCCATCGACCACCCGGCCTACAGCCGGTTTGTCAAGGGGCCGCTCGGCGAAGGCAACATCCAGGGCGGCATTCCCTGGGCAGTCACCAAACAGTCCGCCCACCCGGAAATCTGCCTGGACTTCCTGCGCTTCTGCACCACACCGGAGCGCAACGAGGCCTTTAACAAACAGATCACCTGGCTGCCGGTCGTCAACGGAGCCCAGCCCAAAGACATCCTGAAGCCCTTCACGCCCCGGCTGGCCGGCTTCCAGACCGAATTCCGCTACCAGAACCTCAGCACCGCGCTGCGCATGATTGAAAAAGGAGCCCGCTGGCAGCTGCTGTCCGGGCAGATCACGCCCGAAGAGTATGCCGCCAGGCTCTCCCAGACACTGGAGCGCTCCGGCGAACAGGGATTCCTCAAGAATATGGAAAAAGACGAGCTGACCCAGCGGGACACCAACCGGATGCTGGCCGCCAAGCTGGCCCTGGCCTCCCGCAGCGCATCAGCTCCTCCGAAAAAAACCGAACAGCAGATCCAGCAGCTGACCGAATTCAGGCTGGACAGCTGCCATCAGTCCGCCGTCAGCCGGCACCGCTATGAAATCATCAAACAGGGAGAGGCCGAGTGA
- a CDS encoding ABC transporter ATP-binding protein: MSKVTLKAIHKIYDDGYEAVRNINLDIKHGEFLVLVGPSGCGKSTTLRMVAGLEEISKGEISIGERTVNNIPPKDRNIAMVFQNYALYPHMSVYDNMAFGLKLRKFPKSEIKERVEKASEILGLDALLKRKPKALSGGQRQRVAMGRAIVREPDVFLFDEPLSNLDAKMRVEMRKEILQLHRRIDTTMIYVTHDQIEAMTLGDRICVMNVGVIEQVGPPTVIFDHPASLFVARFIGTPPMNIFEGLLRVENGRLIFDGGSITCPLPEAKASMLEGWAGKKVCLGIRPRALKLATEGDEVVFEGRIDVSEMLGEEVLAHIESGEHKYITSINPHQAAALKNGTIRLTPDLSLAHIFDAESGKNLTLPESVKRETT, encoded by the coding sequence ATGTCAAAAGTAACACTCAAGGCGATTCATAAAATTTACGACGACGGCTATGAAGCCGTCCGCAACATCAACCTCGACATCAAACACGGCGAGTTTCTCGTGCTGGTCGGCCCCTCGGGCTGCGGGAAATCCACCACCCTGCGCATGGTGGCCGGACTCGAGGAAATCAGCAAAGGCGAAATCAGCATCGGGGAGCGCACGGTCAACAACATCCCGCCGAAGGACCGCAACATTGCCATGGTCTTCCAGAACTATGCGCTCTATCCGCACATGAGCGTCTACGACAACATGGCCTTCGGCCTCAAACTGCGCAAATTCCCGAAAAGCGAAATCAAAGAGCGCGTTGAAAAAGCCTCTGAAATCCTCGGCCTCGACGCCCTGCTGAAACGCAAGCCCAAGGCCCTGTCCGGCGGACAGCGCCAGCGGGTCGCCATGGGCCGCGCCATCGTGCGCGAACCGGATGTCTTCCTGTTCGACGAGCCGCTCTCCAACCTCGACGCAAAAATGCGCGTCGAAATGCGCAAGGAAATCCTGCAGCTGCACCGCCGCATCGACACCACGATGATCTACGTCACCCACGACCAGATTGAGGCCATGACCCTCGGCGACCGCATCTGCGTCATGAACGTCGGCGTCATCGAACAGGTCGGCCCGCCCACGGTCATCTTCGACCACCCGGCCTCGCTGTTCGTCGCCCGCTTCATCGGCACCCCGCCCATGAACATCTTTGAAGGACTCCTGCGCGTCGAGAACGGACGCCTCATCTTTGACGGCGGCAGCATCACCTGCCCCCTGCCCGAGGCCAAGGCGTCCATGCTCGAGGGCTGGGCGGGCAAAAAGGTCTGCCTGGGAATCCGTCCGCGCGCGCTGAAGCTCGCCACGGAAGGGGATGAGGTCGTCTTCGAAGGACGGATCGATGTCTCCGAAATGCTCGGCGAAGAGGTCCTGGCCCATATCGAGTCGGGCGAACACAAATACATCACGAGCATCAACCCCCATCAGGCCGCGGCCTTGAAAAACGGCACCATCCGTCTCACGCCCGACCTGTCGCTGGCTCACATTTTCGATGCCGAAAGCGGCAAAAACCTCACCCTGCCGGAATCAGTAAAACGGGAAACCACATAA
- a CDS encoding alpha-amylase family protein, giving the protein MGGVLFFAFAGNAETYYRIGCRSGAADLYRNVRFHDNGLELSSPAWVEDFSQDDGQRRLYTAAGDSHTDGFYAYAEWVTNSVMLGGTYNANDVALIWKFSAPPGNTFAGGTVEADLTLLSGGADKEDCGSVFSIGVSDSLELGFAGNYSAFNGYNSIDFSRSWFSEAGADSQTLSVNIPSGVSAFYVAVERGIPPYLYKRALLEELRINAQFTQAAGLTIEVDKTEPVWSTTDDLMIDVTAVSGTVSAVEWLLVDQFDGSVHADGAEPVVGGVATIDLSSQYAGFYRLEVADHADPLTLLDYQDVIILRGQNPELGVDDTIFGAFGFPAYMGTEGQRAEPVAEDIDLMRKMGIRWTVLTNAQWPWRQPVENGPIDFYYISMLETLKAGGIEIIMTADGCPKWANNNAGNRYPPVPDYYDEYQAYHQTVASTLTNLVTWYQAWNEPNNSNQINLFPYYTRTGAVAAAKMLGRLQNEAVKLGNPDAKFIGGCLAGIYDSWFDDLLEAPDSMIGRQDAMSTHPYPVWQTTPNGTGHQTPPEPDLVPRLNAVKRVLDSYGQQSLPTFWTEFGWTRKLVTEEEYARWTARELIIMMSFRRDLNVKCVNLFSFFDLKLDYNVLRRAQDVGAQQTRCTKVVGSFATASSLLAGAQPVARLRDYPNPVRLYSFKNRAGDLVYTAWATEDAQFPFSVELPVAAGTPMLQVSMMGTEKRIVAPSGSVSLPANHEPVYWVVSKAAPWLVDSQVVVVDDGRDGTSGDGYGDVEPGERIGLELRLENLDLFGCSNITAVLSSSDPYVTLVEPELAMGSMALDESLTNGLLLVDVDGSAPLGHEVDFVLTLSGDSSEGPVVDTDEFTLKIKDMGGTPDTYLFQGVVHVNGEPEPGLTVSYSNSVGFVGQEICDANGAYSFMAKDDLFYYVSVTFQGGTVTTSRRILSADREVNFYFSADRTAPAAPILQAPVDGQAGLGSSVGFEWTASADESGVSGYHIRIDSMVYDAGSATEFSKTLDAGEHRWQVRAIDEAGNIGEWSAFRSFDVVVVDPDVDGDAIADEWELQHFGWVSAVDGTGDSDGDGASDYDEYRCGTDPRDPQSRLAITGLFVPGRAGELVLRWQGVARRRYNLMFAPDLSGGWTPVLSGIYGASDRSDTVRVDRVSGYFQLEVND; this is encoded by the coding sequence TTGGGCGGTGTTCTGTTTTTTGCGTTTGCCGGGAATGCTGAAACATATTACCGCATTGGTTGCAGGTCTGGGGCTGCCGATTTGTATCGCAATGTTCGTTTCCATGATAATGGTCTGGAACTTTCGTCGCCGGCTTGGGTCGAGGATTTTTCGCAGGATGACGGCCAGAGACGACTTTATACCGCAGCCGGAGATTCTCATACTGACGGATTTTATGCTTATGCAGAGTGGGTGACCAACAGTGTCATGCTCGGGGGGACGTACAATGCTAACGACGTCGCGTTGATTTGGAAATTCTCCGCCCCGCCCGGTAACACCTTTGCGGGCGGTACGGTGGAGGCGGATCTGACGCTTCTGAGCGGTGGGGCGGACAAAGAAGATTGCGGAAGCGTTTTTTCAATAGGGGTTTCTGATTCGCTGGAGCTGGGTTTTGCGGGTAATTATTCTGCTTTTAATGGGTACAACAGTATCGACTTTTCCCGCAGTTGGTTTTCTGAGGCGGGTGCTGATTCTCAGACGTTAAGCGTCAATATTCCCTCGGGTGTTTCGGCTTTCTATGTAGCGGTTGAGCGGGGGATTCCTCCGTACCTGTACAAGCGGGCTCTTCTTGAAGAGTTGCGGATCAATGCGCAGTTTACGCAGGCCGCCGGGCTGACGATCGAGGTGGATAAAACAGAGCCGGTTTGGTCGACGACGGACGATTTGATGATTGATGTAACCGCAGTCAGCGGAACTGTTTCTGCCGTCGAGTGGCTTCTCGTCGATCAGTTTGACGGTTCCGTTCATGCGGACGGTGCTGAGCCTGTTGTTGGCGGAGTTGCAACGATTGATCTGTCGTCGCAGTATGCGGGGTTTTATCGACTGGAGGTTGCGGATCATGCAGACCCGCTGACACTGCTGGACTATCAGGATGTCATTATCCTGCGAGGGCAGAATCCCGAGCTCGGTGTTGATGATACAATTTTTGGTGCATTCGGGTTCCCGGCTTATATGGGAACAGAAGGGCAGCGCGCGGAGCCGGTTGCGGAAGATATTGACCTGATGCGGAAAATGGGAATCCGCTGGACGGTTCTTACTAACGCGCAATGGCCCTGGCGTCAGCCGGTCGAAAACGGCCCGATTGATTTTTATTATATTTCGATGCTTGAAACCCTCAAGGCCGGCGGCATCGAAATCATCATGACCGCCGACGGCTGCCCGAAATGGGCCAATAACAACGCGGGGAACCGTTATCCTCCGGTTCCGGATTACTATGATGAGTATCAGGCGTATCACCAGACGGTGGCATCCACACTCACAAATCTGGTCACGTGGTATCAGGCATGGAATGAGCCCAACAACAGCAACCAGATAAACCTCTTTCCCTATTACACACGTACCGGGGCTGTCGCGGCAGCGAAAATGCTCGGTCGGCTGCAAAACGAGGCGGTTAAACTTGGTAATCCTGATGCAAAATTTATCGGGGGCTGTCTGGCCGGGATCTATGACAGCTGGTTTGATGATTTGCTGGAAGCTCCGGACAGTATGATTGGCCGTCAGGACGCAATGAGCACGCATCCCTATCCGGTGTGGCAAACAACGCCAAACGGCACCGGTCACCAGACTCCGCCGGAACCGGATCTGGTTCCCCGGCTTAATGCGGTTAAAAGGGTGCTGGACTCTTATGGACAGCAGAGTCTGCCGACTTTCTGGACTGAGTTTGGTTGGACTCGCAAGCTGGTGACCGAAGAGGAATACGCCCGTTGGACCGCCCGCGAGCTGATTATTATGATGAGCTTTCGTCGGGATCTGAATGTTAAGTGTGTAAATTTATTCAGCTTTTTCGATCTGAAGCTTGATTACAACGTCCTGCGCCGAGCTCAGGATGTCGGCGCGCAGCAGACGCGCTGCACGAAGGTAGTGGGTTCGTTTGCCACGGCATCCAGTCTTTTGGCAGGTGCACAGCCGGTTGCGCGCCTGCGCGATTATCCTAATCCGGTTCGGCTCTATTCGTTTAAAAACCGGGCGGGCGATTTGGTTTATACTGCCTGGGCGACTGAGGATGCGCAGTTTCCGTTCAGTGTGGAGTTGCCGGTCGCGGCGGGCACGCCAATGTTGCAGGTCAGTATGATGGGAACCGAAAAACGGATTGTTGCGCCGTCGGGATCGGTGTCGCTTCCGGCGAATCATGAGCCGGTTTACTGGGTGGTCAGCAAGGCTGCACCCTGGCTGGTGGACTCGCAGGTTGTCGTGGTGGATGACGGCCGCGACGGGACCTCCGGTGACGGGTATGGCGATGTGGAGCCCGGAGAGCGGATCGGGCTGGAGCTTCGTCTGGAAAATCTGGATTTGTTCGGCTGCAGCAATATTACCGCCGTGCTCAGCAGTTCGGATCCGTACGTTACCCTTGTTGAGCCTGAGCTCGCGATGGGGTCGATGGCTCTTGATGAGAGTCTGACCAATGGGCTGCTTCTGGTCGATGTGGACGGCTCCGCGCCGCTGGGGCATGAGGTGGATTTTGTTCTGACGCTGTCGGGAGACAGTTCAGAGGGGCCGGTTGTTGATACGGATGAGTTCACTCTGAAAATTAAGGATATGGGAGGGACGCCTGACACCTATCTGTTCCAGGGGGTGGTTCATGTGAATGGAGAGCCGGAGCCGGGGCTTACGGTCAGCTATTCGAACTCGGTAGGGTTCGTGGGTCAGGAGATTTGCGATGCGAACGGGGCGTACAGTTTTATGGCGAAGGACGATCTGTTTTATTATGTTTCGGTGACCTTCCAGGGAGGAACTGTTACGACCTCTCGGCGAATCCTGAGTGCGGATCGGGAAGTTAATTTTTACTTTTCTGCGGATCGGACGGCTCCGGCGGCGCCGATTCTGCAGGCCCCTGTTGATGGGCAGGCCGGGCTGGGGAGTTCGGTCGGCTTTGAATGGACCGCTTCTGCCGATGAAAGCGGCGTTTCCGGGTATCATATTCGGATCGATTCGATGGTTTATGATGCCGGTTCTGCGACTGAATTTTCGAAAACGCTCGATGCGGGGGAACACCGTTGGCAGGTTCGTGCTATCGACGAGGCTGGTAATATTGGGGAGTGGAGTGCTTTTCGTTCTTTTGATGTGGTCGTTGTGGATCCGGATGTGGACGGCGATGCGATTGCGGACGAGTGGGAGCTGCAGCACTTCGGCTGGGTTTCCGCGGTTGACGGGACGGGCGACTCTGATGGGGACGGAGCGTCCGATTATGATGAGTATCGTTGCGGAACCGATCCGCGGGATCCCCAGTCCCGGCTGGCTATTACCGGCCTGTTCGTTCCGGGCAGGGCGGGTGAGCTGGTGCTTCGGTGGCAGGGAGTGGCGCGTCGTCGCTACAATCTGATGTTTGCTCCGGATTTGAGCGGTGGCTGGACTCCCGTTCTGTCGGGAATTTATGGGGCAAGCGACCGGTCCGATACCGTGAGAGTTGATCGGGTTTCCGGGTATTTTCAGCTCGAAGTAAACGATTGA
- a CDS encoding toll/interleukin-1 receptor domain-containing protein produces MAEVFFSYTHRDETMRDELEVHLTMLKRQGLIEAWHDRRIGAGNEFDRTISAHLESADIILLLVSPHFLASEYCYEREMARAMERHEAGETRVVPVILEPCDWHPAPFGKLLAVPIDGKPVSKFVNQNDGLLEVAQAVRSAIEEMSPASPSSTVEIMEAAEPIPAVGTNVDRSSNLRLKKTFTDQERDEFLESTFEYITRYFENSLEELRARNSEISTRFKRIDAIRFTSIIYMGGQSASECTVRLGGLFGNGISYSSDANADNNSCNDSMSIAEDGYSLFMKPMGMTTFGHQNELLSPEGAAEYFWNIFIERLQ; encoded by the coding sequence ATGGCAGAGGTTTTTTTCTCATATACTCATCGTGATGAAACAATGCGGGATGAGCTGGAGGTCCATCTTACGATGCTGAAGCGTCAGGGGTTGATTGAGGCATGGCATGATCGACGGATTGGTGCCGGCAATGAATTTGATCGAACTATCAGTGCTCACCTGGAATCAGCCGACATAATCCTGCTTTTGGTCAGCCCCCATTTCCTAGCATCTGAGTATTGTTACGAACGGGAAATGGCGAGGGCAATGGAGCGGCATGAAGCTGGTGAGACCCGGGTTGTCCCTGTAATTCTGGAGCCGTGTGATTGGCACCCGGCTCCTTTTGGCAAGCTCTTGGCCGTGCCAATTGACGGCAAGCCGGTTTCAAAATTTGTTAATCAGAATGATGGGCTGCTCGAAGTTGCGCAGGCTGTGCGATCTGCAATAGAAGAAATGTCGCCAGCCAGTCCATCATCTACTGTTGAAATAATGGAAGCTGCTGAGCCCATTCCCGCAGTCGGAACCAATGTCGACCGTTCCAGTAATTTGCGGTTGAAAAAGACCTTCACTGATCAGGAGCGGGATGAATTTTTGGAATCTACCTTTGAGTACATTACCAGGTATTTTGAGAATTCATTAGAGGAGTTGAGGGCGAGGAATTCGGAAATCAGCACTCGGTTCAAACGCATTGACGCAATCCGTTTTACCTCGATCATCTATATGGGTGGACAATCCGCAAGTGAATGCACGGTCCGTTTGGGCGGACTGTTTGGTAATGGCATTTCATACTCTTCGGACGCCAATGCTGACAACAACAGTTGTAATGATTCGATGTCGATAGCGGAAGATGGATATTCTTTGTTTATGAAGCCTATGGGGATGACGACTTTCGGGCATCAAAATGAGTTGCTGTCTCCGGAGGGCGCGGCGGAATATTTTTGGAACATCTTTATAGAGAGGCTTCAATAG
- a CDS encoding carbohydrate ABC transporter permease: MKTTNRLHERTKHLLILLVMLFAFFPLYVMLTISLKDNAQFVQSPFLPTFPLHWENWSKGWSLVSSYISNSIFVTTLGVCTCLVTTLMSAFVFARYDFFGKRILWHLLLILLFMPGIMNLVPLFILMKNLNLLNSLLGLALLYSVGGQVFCMFVLRNFIEEIPNDLFEAAQVDGAGPLQQIVSIVIPMSGSILATLAILRFLADWNNFIAPLVFISDEYKQLLPVGMMRLDGEYVKQWGEMMAGFTIASIPLIIIFLFTMRLFVKGLTGGAVKG, translated from the coding sequence ATGAAGACTACCAACCGACTCCATGAACGGACCAAACACCTGCTGATTCTGCTGGTGATGCTCTTCGCATTCTTCCCGCTGTACGTCATGCTGACGATCAGCCTGAAAGACAACGCGCAGTTTGTTCAGTCACCGTTTCTGCCGACCTTTCCCCTGCACTGGGAAAACTGGTCGAAGGGATGGTCGCTGGTCAGCAGCTACATCTCCAACAGCATTTTCGTCACAACGCTGGGAGTCTGCACCTGCCTGGTCACCACCCTGATGAGCGCCTTCGTGTTTGCCCGCTACGACTTTTTCGGCAAACGGATTCTGTGGCACCTGCTGCTGATCCTGCTGTTCATGCCCGGCATCATGAACCTGGTTCCGCTGTTCATCCTGATGAAAAACCTGAACCTGCTCAACTCGCTGCTGGGCCTGGCCCTGCTCTACTCGGTCGGGGGGCAGGTGTTCTGCATGTTCGTTTTGCGCAACTTTATCGAGGAAATCCCCAACGATCTCTTTGAGGCCGCCCAGGTGGACGGCGCCGGACCGCTGCAGCAGATTGTCTCCATCGTCATCCCGATGAGCGGAAGCATTCTGGCGACCCTCGCGATCCTGCGCTTCCTGGCCGACTGGAACAACTTCATCGCCCCGCTGGTCTTCATCTCCGATGAATACAAGCAGCTGCTGCCGGTCGGCATGATGCGGCTGGACGGAGAATACGTGAAACAATGGGGCGAAATGATGGCCGGATTCACCATCGCATCGATCCCGCTGATTATCATCTTCCTCTTCACCATGCGCCTGTTCGTCAAAGGACTGACCGGCGGCGCCGTTAAAGGATAA